In Chryseobacterium camelliae, one DNA window encodes the following:
- a CDS encoding sensor histidine kinase produces MKYFVSIQRKKTYRSIVLLVCCFWGFLIFSQERSAIENMSWKGYDLRFRDSAQCFRILETAAVVAKEQLSRKDEAINYALTALAYRRFSNLDRFRGYSEMSYETASTTRDHRALAYANMVMGYLNTYIDNSTEGDALNYFLTAYRLFDRLKEYGVCARILSDVSYLFSPHDMVKCRKYAYEALRYAKLSAVPDNILHARLAVGSYLLELSNANHKYGQQAISYYEETIRIAEDYESQITIKSNIAIAYLNLATLEINRLDSVPENVFFYHIQKATDISRKYKMKSIYRNLMGLQGEYYQKKGRYDDAEEFYNRGLVEAAKLPYKDNNLMSEFYRSLKSLSAKRGDFKSYYHYDTLFIPYFKAEYNDKAQKMIQYADVKFETEKKKNQILLLKKENQLQKKNTLLGFAIAGILLIVLILLYLSFYYRQQYFRKTEDHLRQAQTNSELKLKLLEKESLESLTEKLSLERRLLQSQMDPHFIFNALGNIQGMILQNDQNNAVSYLGKFARLTRQVLEHSRHEFITLEEEILTLKDYIELQRVRFNNAFDYEIHCDKDVEVQSLIPSMLIQPSIENAIEHGLKPAMSERQGCLVVSFSQNDQKHVIICSVMDNGIGLTESKRRKNRDSHVSLANTITHERLAVMSLENPHTGFSIRENAEGGCTATIIIPIFS; encoded by the coding sequence ATGAAATATTTTGTGTCAATTCAAAGGAAAAAAACATACAGGTCTATCGTACTTTTGGTATGCTGTTTTTGGGGATTTCTTATATTTTCCCAGGAAAGATCAGCGATCGAAAATATGTCCTGGAAGGGATATGATCTTCGTTTCAGGGATAGTGCACAATGTTTTCGCATATTGGAAACAGCAGCCGTCGTGGCAAAAGAGCAGTTGAGCAGAAAGGATGAGGCCATAAATTACGCTCTCACCGCATTGGCCTACAGACGTTTTTCTAATCTTGACAGATTCAGGGGTTATTCGGAAATGTCTTATGAAACAGCCAGCACCACAAGAGATCATCGTGCACTGGCCTATGCTAATATGGTGATGGGTTACCTGAACACTTATATTGACAATTCCACGGAAGGAGATGCGCTGAACTATTTCCTCACTGCCTACCGGTTATTTGACCGGCTGAAGGAATACGGAGTCTGTGCCAGGATCCTCTCGGATGTCTCTTATCTGTTTTCACCACATGATATGGTCAAATGCAGGAAGTATGCTTATGAAGCCCTTCGGTATGCCAAATTAAGTGCTGTCCCGGACAATATCCTCCATGCAAGGCTTGCTGTCGGCAGTTATCTTTTAGAGCTGTCCAATGCGAATCATAAGTATGGGCAGCAGGCGATATCCTATTATGAAGAAACAATAAGGATAGCGGAAGATTATGAAAGCCAGATTACGATTAAAAGCAATATTGCCATCGCCTACCTGAATCTGGCGACTCTTGAAATTAACAGGCTTGATTCTGTTCCGGAAAACGTTTTTTTTTACCATATACAGAAAGCAACAGATATATCCAGGAAATATAAAATGAAATCTATCTACCGGAATCTGATGGGCCTGCAGGGGGAGTATTATCAGAAAAAAGGCAGATATGATGATGCAGAAGAGTTCTATAACAGGGGATTGGTGGAAGCAGCCAAACTGCCTTATAAGGATAATAATCTGATGTCAGAGTTTTACCGGAGCCTGAAAAGCCTTTCTGCAAAGAGGGGTGATTTTAAATCGTATTATCATTATGATACGCTCTTTATTCCCTATTTCAAGGCAGAATATAACGATAAGGCACAAAAGATGATTCAGTATGCAGACGTAAAGTTTGAAACGGAAAAAAAGAAAAATCAGATCCTGCTGCTGAAAAAAGAAAATCAGCTTCAGAAAAAAAATACCCTACTGGGATTTGCCATTGCCGGGATTTTACTGATAGTACTGATTCTATTGTATCTTTCTTTTTATTACAGGCAACAGTATTTCCGGAAAACAGAAGATCATTTAAGACAGGCACAGACTAACAGCGAGCTTAAGCTTAAGTTGCTTGAAAAAGAAAGCCTTGAAAGCCTTACGGAAAAGCTTTCCCTTGAAAGAAGGCTGCTGCAATCCCAGATGGACCCTCATTTTATTTTTAATGCCCTTGGGAATATCCAGGGAATGATTCTGCAGAATGACCAGAACAATGCAGTGTCTTATCTCGGTAAGTTTGCGCGGCTTACCCGTCAGGTCCTGGAACATTCCCGTCATGAGTTCATTACCCTTGAAGAAGAAATCCTTACCCTGAAAGATTATATTGAATTGCAAAGGGTCCGTTTTAATAATGCCTTCGATTATGAAATACATTGTGATAAAGATGTGGAGGTTCAGTCGCTTATTCCCTCCATGCTGATACAGCCCTCTATTGAGAATGCCATAGAACATGGCCTGAAGCCGGCTATGTCAGAACGGCAGGGCTGTTTAGTTGTCAGTTTCAGCCAGAATGATCAGAAACATGTGATCATATGTTCTGTTATGGATAACGGCATTGGCCTCACCGAATCAAAACGCCGTAAAAACCGGGACAGCCATGTTTCTCTCGCAAATACCATTACCCATGAAAGGCTTGCTGTAATGTCTCTGGAAAACCCGCATACCGGGTTCAGCATCAGAGAAAATGCAGAAGGGGGATGTACCGCTACCATCATAATTCCTATTTTTTCTTAG
- a CDS encoding RNA polymerase sigma factor: protein MDKELLMECRRNNRNAQRQVYEKLAGKLYAVCRRYLKNDEDIEEVLADTFFKIFTKINQLQDLETFEAWTKKIAVNECLQKLRANKKLHVSLEENHIIADEAYEEASFEKDILGLLHFLPEGCRAIFNLFAIEGYPHKDIAVMLSISEGTSKSQLNFARKKLQELLTSRNI from the coding sequence ATGGATAAAGAACTCCTGATGGAATGCAGGCGCAACAACCGGAATGCGCAGCGGCAGGTATATGAAAAACTTGCGGGAAAGCTGTATGCAGTCTGCAGGCGGTACCTTAAGAACGATGAAGATATCGAAGAAGTCCTTGCCGATACCTTTTTTAAAATATTTACGAAAATCAACCAGCTTCAGGATCTGGAAACCTTTGAGGCCTGGACGAAAAAAATTGCGGTGAACGAATGCCTTCAGAAACTCAGGGCGAATAAAAAACTGCATGTTTCCCTTGAGGAAAACCATATTATTGCTGACGAAGCTTATGAAGAAGCGTCTTTTGAAAAAGATATCCTGGGCCTGCTGCATTTTCTTCCGGAAGGCTGCAGGGCTATTTTCAACCTTTTTGCGATTGAAGGCTATCCGCATAAAGACATTGCGGTGATGCTCTCCATCAGCGAAGGGACCTCCAAATCACAGCTGAATTTCGCCAGGAAAAAATTACAGGAACTTTTAACCAGCAGGAACATTTAA
- a CDS encoding alpha-ketoacid dehydrogenase subunit alpha/beta — MQTTYIETQQISFQDFKNQILEDYKLGRISREMSYLGRREVLTGKAKFGIFGDGKELPQLAMAKVFRNGDFRSGYYRDQTFALAVHALTVESFFAQLYADTSVEREPASAGRQMNGHFATRSLNEDGSWKDLTAQKNISSDISPTAGQMPRLLGLAQASKIYKSVTFEGSEKFSNGGNEVAFGTIGDASTAEGHFWETLNAACALQVPMIVSIWDDGYGISVPTMKQRAKADIAEMLSGFQRKEGEFQGCEIIQVKAWDYPALLDAYARAEQFARMESVPVVVHVVEVTQPQGHSTSGSHERYKNEERLAWEASFDGLVKFREWISNYSIEIDGQEEIIASAEELDAIDEEAKKIVKAGQKTAWENYQNAIRELTQSILPLVENLKTQNTEIEGYVSQFTKLVSKAKKDVFHLARKALLATRGTESAERNQLMQKYHEVFETEKDNYSSHLYSQSEWKATNVKEVKPVYSDSSEEVDGRVVVRNNFDKIFEKYPETLVFGEDAGNIGDVNQGLEGMQEKYGELRVADTGIREATILGQGIGMAMRGLRPIAEIQYLDYILYCLQGISDDLATVQYRTKGGQKAPVIIRTRGHRLEGIWHSGSPMAGILNLSKGILVLVPRNLTKAAGFYNTMLQADEPAVIVECLNGYRLKEKQPDNIGEFTVPVGQIEVTKEGNDVTLVTYGSTWRIVMEAAKELEKLGISAEVIDVQSLIPFDLSHEIAESVKKTNRLVVIDEDVEGGTSAFILQQILEKQKAFRYLDSDPLTIAANDHRPAYASDGDYFSKPSADDMVERIYAMFNETNPQKYPAIF, encoded by the coding sequence ATGCAGACAACCTATATTGAAACACAGCAGATCTCTTTTCAGGACTTTAAAAATCAGATACTTGAAGACTATAAATTGGGAAGGATTTCCCGTGAAATGTCATATCTGGGAAGAAGGGAAGTGCTGACAGGAAAAGCTAAATTCGGGATTTTTGGGGATGGTAAGGAACTTCCCCAGCTGGCGATGGCTAAAGTATTCAGAAACGGGGATTTCCGTTCCGGATATTACCGGGATCAGACCTTTGCATTGGCTGTACATGCTTTAACGGTAGAAAGCTTTTTTGCGCAGCTGTATGCGGATACAAGCGTGGAAAGAGAGCCTGCCTCTGCCGGAAGACAGATGAACGGGCATTTTGCCACCCGTAGCCTTAATGAAGACGGAAGCTGGAAAGACCTTACGGCTCAAAAAAATATCTCCTCAGATATTTCTCCCACTGCCGGGCAGATGCCGAGATTGTTGGGATTGGCGCAGGCTTCCAAAATATATAAAAGCGTAACTTTTGAAGGTTCAGAAAAATTTTCAAACGGTGGGAATGAAGTAGCCTTCGGGACTATTGGAGATGCTTCTACGGCAGAAGGCCATTTCTGGGAAACCCTGAATGCTGCCTGTGCCCTTCAGGTACCGATGATCGTGTCCATCTGGGATGACGGATACGGGATTTCCGTACCTACCATGAAGCAGAGGGCAAAAGCGGATATTGCTGAAATGCTGAGCGGCTTCCAGAGAAAAGAAGGCGAATTCCAGGGCTGTGAAATCATTCAGGTAAAAGCCTGGGATTACCCGGCACTGCTGGATGCCTACGCGAGGGCTGAACAGTTTGCCAGAATGGAGAGCGTGCCGGTAGTGGTGCATGTGGTGGAAGTGACCCAGCCACAGGGGCATTCCACGTCAGGATCCCATGAAAGATATAAAAACGAGGAAAGGCTGGCCTGGGAAGCCTCCTTTGACGGATTGGTGAAATTCAGGGAATGGATTTCCAACTATTCTATTGAAATCGACGGACAGGAGGAGATCATCGCTTCCGCTGAAGAGCTGGACGCCATTGATGAAGAGGCCAAAAAGATCGTTAAAGCAGGGCAGAAAACCGCCTGGGAAAATTACCAGAATGCCATCAGGGAGCTTACACAGTCCATACTGCCTTTGGTGGAAAACCTTAAAACACAGAATACGGAGATTGAAGGTTACGTAAGCCAGTTTACCAAACTGGTTTCCAAAGCCAAGAAAGATGTGTTCCACCTGGCAAGGAAAGCCTTGCTGGCAACCAGAGGAACAGAGTCTGCAGAGAGAAATCAGCTGATGCAGAAATACCACGAAGTATTCGAAACGGAAAAAGACAATTATTCTTCCCATTTATATTCCCAGTCTGAGTGGAAAGCAACGAATGTTAAGGAAGTAAAGCCTGTGTATTCAGACAGCTCTGAAGAAGTTGACGGCAGGGTAGTGGTAAGAAATAACTTTGATAAGATTTTTGAAAAATATCCTGAAACCCTCGTCTTTGGAGAAGATGCCGGAAATATCGGTGACGTGAACCAGGGGCTTGAAGGCATGCAGGAAAAATACGGAGAACTCCGTGTAGCCGATACTGGGATCCGCGAAGCTACTATTCTCGGACAGGGAATCGGGATGGCCATGAGAGGCTTAAGGCCGATCGCTGAAATCCAGTATCTGGACTATATTCTCTATTGCTTACAGGGAATCAGCGATGACCTGGCTACCGTTCAGTACAGGACGAAAGGCGGTCAGAAAGCACCGGTAATCATCAGGACCCGGGGACATAGGCTGGAAGGCATCTGGCATTCCGGATCTCCGATGGCAGGCATATTAAACCTATCCAAAGGAATCCTGGTGCTTGTACCGAGAAACCTCACCAAAGCTGCCGGATTCTATAATACCATGCTTCAGGCTGATGAGCCTGCAGTAATTGTAGAATGCCTTAACGGATACCGTCTGAAGGAAAAGCAGCCGGACAATATAGGGGAATTTACGGTTCCGGTAGGCCAGATTGAAGTGACAAAGGAAGGAAACGACGTTACCTTGGTAACCTACGGTTCTACCTGGAGAATCGTCATGGAAGCAGCCAAAGAACTTGAGAAACTCGGCATTTCCGCAGAAGTAATCGATGTTCAGTCCCTGATTCCTTTCGACCTGTCCCATGAGATCGCTGAAAGTGTAAAGAAAACCAACCGCTTAGTGGTTATTGATGAAGATGTGGAAGGCGGAACTTCAGCGTTCATCCTGCAACAGATCCTGGAAAAACAGAAAGCTTTCCGATACCTGGATTCTGATCCGTTAACGATTGCTGCCAACGACCACAGGCCGGCATATGCAAGTGACGGAGACTATTTCAGCAAACCGTCCGCAGATGATATGGTAGAAAGGATCTACGCCATGTTTAATGAAACCAATCCTCAGAAATATCCTGCGATATTTTAA
- a CDS encoding NADH:flavin oxidoreductase → MSTELLFKPFQYKNLHLDNRIVMAPMTRAQSDNGVPTQQIAEYYSRRAAAGVGLIISEGTVINRPASKNMQNIPDFYGTEALEGWKNVIDSVHANGGKMGPQIWHVGDTRSSDDYPSVPMEKASDMTLEDIQDTIAQFAASAKSAKDLGFDCLEIHGAHGYLIDQFFWEATNTRTDEYGGKTLKERSRFAVDIVKAIRAAVGEDFTIIIRLSQWKQQDYNIKLAQTPEEMEEWLLPLKEAGVDIFHCSQRRFWEAEFEGSDLNFAGWAKKITGQPTITVGSVGLEGDFMAAFAGEGTGTADLSELIRRLERGDFDLVAVGRAILQDPEWVKKVKEGRMEELSDFSPSSMSTLY, encoded by the coding sequence ATGAGTACAGAATTATTATTCAAACCTTTTCAATATAAAAATTTACACCTGGATAACAGGATTGTTATGGCTCCTATGACCAGGGCACAATCCGATAACGGAGTTCCTACACAGCAGATCGCCGAGTATTATTCCAGAAGGGCTGCAGCAGGCGTGGGTCTGATCATTTCTGAAGGAACGGTGATCAACAGGCCGGCTTCCAAGAATATGCAGAACATCCCGGATTTTTACGGAACCGAAGCGCTTGAAGGATGGAAAAACGTTATTGATTCCGTTCATGCTAATGGCGGTAAAATGGGCCCTCAGATCTGGCATGTAGGGGATACGAGAAGTTCGGACGATTATCCGTCAGTTCCGATGGAAAAAGCTTCGGATATGACGCTGGAGGATATTCAGGATACCATTGCACAGTTTGCCGCTTCAGCCAAATCCGCAAAAGATCTCGGTTTCGACTGCCTGGAAATTCATGGTGCCCACGGATATCTAATCGACCAGTTTTTCTGGGAGGCTACGAATACCAGGACCGACGAATATGGAGGGAAAACCCTAAAGGAAAGAAGCCGGTTTGCCGTAGACATTGTAAAAGCAATCCGTGCAGCAGTAGGAGAAGACTTTACCATTATCATCCGACTTTCACAATGGAAGCAGCAGGATTATAACATAAAGCTGGCCCAAACTCCGGAAGAGATGGAAGAGTGGCTGCTGCCGCTGAAAGAAGCCGGAGTGGATATCTTCCACTGTTCCCAACGCCGCTTCTGGGAAGCTGAATTTGAAGGTTCCGACCTGAATTTTGCAGGCTGGGCTAAAAAGATTACGGGACAGCCTACCATTACTGTAGGCTCAGTAGGACTGGAAGGAGACTTTATGGCTGCATTTGCCGGCGAAGGAACTGGTACAGCCGATTTATCTGAACTGATCCGCAGGCTGGAAAGAGGCGACTTCGATCTGGTAGCCGTGGGAAGAGCCATTTTGCAGGATCCTGAATGGGTGAAGAAAGTGAAAGAAGGCAGAATGGAAGAACTGTCAGATTTTTCTCCTTCTAGCATGTCCACTCTGTACTAA
- a CDS encoding winged helix-turn-helix transcriptional regulator, protein MKKNELMEYSCPLGKAMSALGSKWKPIIVLVIKDRKLRFGELAVRIQVISRKVLTDQLREMEADGLVIREEFKELPPRVEYSLTEKGLALLPILYLLEEWEEKYQVKGKDGGKSCNSLTDEANHSRALV, encoded by the coding sequence ATGAAAAAGAATGAATTAATGGAATACAGCTGCCCTCTAGGCAAAGCCATGTCCGCATTAGGCAGTAAATGGAAACCGATCATCGTACTGGTGATCAAAGACCGGAAATTACGTTTCGGAGAACTGGCCGTAAGGATCCAGGTTATTTCCAGAAAGGTACTCACAGATCAACTCCGGGAAATGGAAGCTGACGGACTTGTGATCCGGGAAGAGTTCAAGGAGCTGCCGCCAAGAGTGGAATATTCTTTAACAGAAAAAGGGCTTGCCCTGCTGCCGATTCTGTACCTGCTGGAAGAATGGGAGGAGAAATACCAGGTGAAGGGGAAAGATGGCGGGAAGAGTTGTAATTCTTTGACTGATGAAGCAAACCATAGCCGGGCCTTAGTTTAA
- a CDS encoding LytR/AlgR family response regulator transcription factor, with protein MYKTIIVEDEYHLQKGLSIMLQSVAPDTVQVIGYAGEVRQAVSMIDDQKPDLIFMDVMLNNGSGFDVLEKIQHKDFHLIFTTAYESHAIRAFKFNAIDYLLKPVDIDELKLAIKRISGRGKFMEDIQLKQLAESTSKIQNTIIIPTQEAMHVVKIENIIRCESSGSYTLFFLADQKKIMVSKSLKYYEELLSTPVFFRVHQSHLININYISSYSKEGMVHMADNTHIPVSRSNKEKFFAFMKKGW; from the coding sequence ATGTACAAGACTATTATTGTTGAAGATGAATATCATCTGCAGAAAGGGCTATCTATTATGCTGCAATCTGTAGCACCTGATACGGTTCAGGTGATAGGATATGCCGGTGAAGTCCGGCAGGCAGTGTCCATGATAGACGATCAGAAGCCGGATCTTATTTTTATGGATGTCATGCTGAATAACGGCAGCGGCTTCGATGTCCTGGAAAAAATACAGCATAAAGACTTTCACCTGATATTCACGACTGCCTATGAATCTCATGCGATACGGGCATTCAAATTCAATGCGATCGATTATCTACTTAAGCCTGTGGATATTGACGAACTGAAGCTGGCCATAAAACGCATTTCCGGAAGAGGGAAGTTTATGGAGGATATTCAGCTTAAGCAGCTTGCGGAGTCGACCAGTAAAATTCAGAATACCATTATCATTCCTACCCAGGAAGCTATGCATGTGGTAAAAATAGAGAATATCATCCGTTGCGAGTCTTCCGGCTCCTATACGTTGTTTTTTCTTGCTGACCAGAAAAAAATCATGGTTTCCAAATCACTGAAGTATTATGAGGAGCTGCTGTCAACCCCGGTTTTCTTTAGGGTACATCAGTCCCATCTTATCAATATCAATTACATTTCGAGTTACTCAAAAGAAGGCATGGTCCATATGGCAGACAATACCCATATCCCTGTTTCCAGATCCAATAAAGAGAAATTTTTTGCCTTCATGAAAAAAGGCTGGTAG
- a CDS encoding polyprenyl synthetase family protein, which yields MANIVEEIKRPINEEMKLFEQKFYESMQSKVPLLDKVTRFIVTTKGKQMRPMFVFLCAKLVGEVNEKTYRGASMIELIHTATLVHDDVVDESFKRRNFFSINALWKNKIAVLVGDYLLSKSVLLSTDHKDYDLLSVISRTIREMSEGELLQLEKARKLDITEEVYYEIIRQKTATLIAACCEIGVLSNSADEALAKKMMDFGTYTGMAFQIKDDLFDYLSSNVIGKPVGIDIKEQKMTLPLIHSLEKADEKSRKYFFTTIKRYNNDQKRVKELIAFVKSSGGLDYAITVMKDFQQKAKDILNEFPDSEARKSLHSMLDYVIERKF from the coding sequence GTGGCCAATATTGTAGAAGAAATCAAGCGACCCATCAACGAGGAAATGAAGCTTTTCGAGCAGAAGTTTTATGAGTCCATGCAGAGCAAGGTCCCGTTGCTGGATAAAGTCACCCGTTTTATCGTCACTACCAAAGGAAAACAGATGCGCCCCATGTTTGTGTTTCTGTGTGCCAAGCTTGTTGGTGAAGTGAACGAAAAGACCTACCGCGGTGCGTCTATGATCGAGCTGATCCATACGGCAACCCTGGTTCACGATGATGTGGTGGATGAAAGCTTCAAAAGGCGTAACTTTTTTTCCATCAATGCATTATGGAAGAATAAGATTGCCGTTCTGGTAGGGGATTACCTCTTGTCCAAATCCGTATTACTGTCCACAGACCATAAAGATTACGACCTATTGAGCGTGATTTCCCGCACCATCCGTGAGATGTCAGAAGGCGAACTGCTCCAGCTGGAAAAAGCCAGAAAACTTGATATCACAGAAGAGGTGTATTATGAGATCATCCGTCAGAAAACCGCTACCTTAATTGCTGCCTGTTGTGAAATCGGAGTATTGTCTAATAGTGCGGATGAAGCTTTGGCTAAAAAAATGATGGATTTCGGGACCTATACCGGGATGGCGTTTCAGATTAAAGACGATCTCTTCGACTATCTGAGTTCCAATGTCATCGGAAAGCCGGTAGGAATTGATATTAAAGAACAGAAAATGACCCTTCCTCTCATCCACAGCCTTGAGAAGGCGGATGAAAAAAGCAGGAAATACTTCTTTACAACCATTAAAAGGTACAATAACGACCAGAAAAGGGTTAAGGAACTGATTGCTTTTGTTAAGAGCTCAGGCGGACTGGATTATGCTATTACGGTCATGAAAGATTTTCAGCAGAAAGCAAAAGACATCCTTAATGAGTTCCCGGATTCTGAGGCCAGGAAATCCCTTCACAGCATGCTCGATTACGTAATTGAAAGAAAATTTTAA
- a CDS encoding C1 family peptidase has translation MKNTKFISLLFVLSAGSMMFAQDDLINKLKSNQSQNANFQFTTLKDVGATSVKNQGSSGTCWSYSGNSFLESEMQRMGKKPVDLAEIFTARNSYHDKAKLYVLNNGAINWGDGGELHDVINMYKKYGAVPQEAYTGLKSGQTTNNFSEMQGKLKPVLDSLVQASQKGKLTDNWMSSVDAILDEYLGKVPANFTYEGKSYTPKTFAKEVVGINPEDYVELSSYKDYPYFQKFVVPIPDNWSHDSDWNVPMKDLTAIVDNAIKKGYSVGWATDVSEPYFSYKNGVAYVPDVDLEQAMTPDMKQGLFKEPKADKTITEDMRQKALNDLSTTDDHGMHIVGLAKDQTGKEYYMVKNSWGVTNDFKGYIYVTRPYVEYKSTAILVNKNAIPKNILKQLKPNTGVGL, from the coding sequence ATGAAAAACACTAAATTTATCTCATTACTTTTTGTTTTGTCTGCAGGAAGTATGATGTTTGCACAGGATGACCTGATCAACAAGCTGAAAAGCAACCAATCCCAGAATGCCAATTTCCAGTTTACTACCCTTAAGGATGTAGGGGCCACTTCGGTGAAGAACCAGGGCTCGTCCGGCACGTGCTGGAGCTATTCCGGAAACTCTTTCCTGGAATCTGAAATGCAGCGTATGGGCAAGAAGCCGGTGGACCTGGCAGAAATCTTTACGGCAAGGAATTCTTACCACGACAAAGCAAAACTGTACGTCCTAAATAACGGAGCCATCAACTGGGGCGATGGCGGTGAACTTCACGACGTAATCAATATGTATAAAAAGTACGGCGCCGTACCTCAGGAAGCGTATACAGGACTGAAATCCGGACAGACCACGAACAATTTCTCTGAAATGCAGGGAAAACTGAAGCCGGTACTGGACAGCCTCGTTCAGGCTTCACAGAAAGGCAAGCTTACCGACAACTGGATGTCTTCTGTAGATGCGATCCTGGATGAATACCTTGGAAAAGTTCCCGCTAACTTCACATATGAAGGGAAATCTTACACGCCAAAAACCTTTGCCAAGGAAGTAGTAGGCATTAATCCTGAAGATTACGTTGAATTGTCATCGTATAAAGATTATCCGTACTTCCAGAAATTCGTAGTGCCGATCCCGGATAACTGGAGCCATGATTCTGACTGGAATGTACCGATGAAAGATCTGACAGCTATTGTAGATAACGCGATTAAGAAAGGTTATTCCGTAGGTTGGGCAACCGATGTTTCGGAGCCGTATTTTTCTTATAAAAACGGTGTTGCTTACGTTCCGGATGTTGACCTGGAACAGGCCATGACCCCGGATATGAAGCAGGGACTGTTCAAAGAGCCTAAAGCCGATAAAACCATTACGGAAGACATGCGCCAGAAAGCGCTTAACGACCTTTCCACTACTGATGACCACGGAATGCACATTGTAGGCCTTGCCAAAGACCAGACCGGTAAAGAGTATTATATGGTTAAAAATTCATGGGGTGTAACCAATGATTTCAAAGGCTATATTTATGTGACCAGACCTTATGTGGAATATAAATCAACGGCCATTCTGGTTAACAAAAATGCTATTCCAAAAAATATCCTGAAACAACTGAAACCGAATACCGGTGTCGGTCTTTAA
- a CDS encoding sterol desaturase family protein, whose amino-acid sequence MMDYFWGEDGLEHIYSWSIPIHATVILAEMIYSHVSEAKLYSGKDVATNVYLALLNFGLDFIMKAFAMGVMFFFFNHRFFSWEFNIWYWLICFVVTDFAYYVLHYIDHHSRAFWAVHITHHSSEFFNLTTGFRSPVLQPLYRYLYFSPLAFLGFNPWHIMVVYAIGQVYGTWVHTQAIKSMGILEYILVTPSHHRVHHACNIKYLDRNMGMCLIIWDKMFGTFEKEDPNVPIKYGIYPKMPDNRPDTVLLYEWRKIWKDIRQPGLKFSDRINYIFNSPGWRHDGTGKTVRQFQKEYLAKKAVKKQSLNKKSA is encoded by the coding sequence ATGATGGATTACTTTTGGGGGGAAGACGGATTGGAGCATATTTATTCCTGGTCTATTCCCATTCACGCGACCGTTATTCTTGCCGAGATGATTTACAGTCATGTTTCGGAAGCTAAACTCTACAGTGGCAAAGATGTGGCAACCAATGTCTATCTTGCCCTGCTGAACTTCGGGCTGGACTTTATCATGAAAGCTTTCGCCATGGGCGTTATGTTTTTCTTTTTCAACCACAGGTTTTTTTCCTGGGAGTTCAATATATGGTATTGGCTGATCTGCTTTGTCGTAACCGATTTTGCTTACTATGTGCTCCATTATATCGATCATCATTCCAGGGCATTCTGGGCCGTTCATATTACCCACCACAGTTCGGAGTTTTTCAATCTGACCACAGGATTCAGAAGTCCGGTACTTCAGCCGCTGTACAGATACCTGTATTTCTCGCCGCTGGCGTTCCTCGGTTTTAATCCGTGGCATATTATGGTCGTATATGCCATAGGGCAGGTGTATGGAACCTGGGTACACACACAGGCCATAAAAAGCATGGGAATCCTGGAGTATATCCTTGTGACCCCATCCCATCACAGGGTGCACCATGCCTGTAACATCAAGTACCTCGACCGCAATATGGGCATGTGCCTGATCATCTGGGACAAGATGTTCGGGACTTTTGAGAAAGAAGATCCGAATGTACCCATAAAATATGGCATCTACCCAAAAATGCCGGATAACAGGCCGGATACTGTCCTCCTGTATGAATGGAGAAAAATCTGGAAAGACATCAGGCAGCCCGGACTGAAGTTTTCAGACAGAATCAATTATATCTTCAATTCACCGGGATGGAGGCATGATGGAACCGGAAAAACGGTACGGCAGTTTCAGAAGGAATATCTTGCTAAAAAGGCGGTTAAGAAGCAGAGTCTTAATAAAAAATCAGCCTGA